In Mixophyes fleayi isolate aMixFle1 chromosome 3, aMixFle1.hap1, whole genome shotgun sequence, the genomic stretch ttagtgtgggagcaactaacaggtttagagccccCGAAAGAGGTGCGaagatggaggagaggagacaatgggcagagagcccgaGGAGGAgatgcgcagtgtagctggtgagtagaagttataggtaatgagtaCAGGAcggaagagggccctgatcactagagcttacaatctaaagtgaaAAGAGCagacaaacggttgacacatgggggtgagccaatgtaaggggacctgagggcaagaagcaagagagggagagatggaggatgaaagagggtgaggtatactacatggtgacaAAGTTAAGTGGAGCACTGGTAGGATTttataaacaggtgggttttcaatgaccatttgaagctatacaggctagatcaggcttggccaacctgtggctctccaggttttgTAAAACTACAACCcctagcaggggcgcacgcaagattgtagggggggggggtttccccccaaccgccgaaaaaaataaaaaaaatgcgagagagctgctccgtttcggcagccctatactactatactatacagcagccgcggcgctgtcgaaaaagcatccgcggcggtgctgtatacaatacagcaccgccgcggacgcttctttgacagcgccgcggctgctgtatagtacagtgccgctatgtggggcacttagttagcggaggggaggggtttctggagacccagaaaccccccctgcgtgtgccactgcccagcatgctttgccagtagaaagCCAGTctgtagctggcagggcatgctgggacttgtagtttcacaacacctggagagctacagatTGAACAGCTctaggctaggggatagtctgatagaatgagggagattgttccagtggtggggggcagcacaggagaaatcgtggataagggagtgagatgttAGCAGAAGGAAGGAAAGGTGACGGTCATTGTCCGACcggagagggcaggagggagtatgtatagagaggagattggagatgtagggagcagtggagttggagagggccttgtacgtgagggtgaggagtttgaagaaggggccagtgtaaggtttggcagagaggggaggcagatggcagcagagttggggaacagaggataTAGTGGGACTCTGGATAGAGGGAAGACAAAGAGtacagttttggccatgttaagtttgagtaaccctgaatgaatgaatgaatgaatgtatgaAATGAATGTCATGCCTTGTACATACCCtcctgcaacatttactaaatattttacattccaTTTCTACCTCTTGTGTTTTCCAGTCAAGTATTTATATCATCAGACAGAGCTGTTTTGGTTTTGTTGCCCTGGGATACACAACACTGCCCTTCAGAAATCCCTGGATAGGATACAGTGGAATCCAGAGAACGTTTTTGTACCATagctataaatatacaataatataataactcTGCCTTATGGTATAAATAAATGGCTGAAAGCACAGAGAGAAAGATGGAGGAAAGTAATAAATGTAAGCTATAACACATTAGCTGCATGGAGACGCCAACAAGTCAATGAAGGCATCTGAAGGCGCAAAACCCCCTTGAAAAAGTAAAATTACAGCCCTGCACATTTTTTGTTTCAGGATGACCACACCTGGTAAAACAGACCTAAAGATACAGTTTTGTTCatgtttattatctttatttttgcaTTAAATATAAAAAGGGAATATTAAGTTAAAAAGACAAAATGTGTGTTTGCAAATTGTAATGAAAGCCATTGAACAAGGTTCCATCTAAGCGAGGAACTTAAATCGCAAATAAAGTGCAATGTGCTTATCAGATTGATACATTACAGAGTTAATTAGAATCCAGATAGATAGGGGGTCATTGATTCGTTCACCTCACAGAATATTAAGGACACACGTGAGATCTTCGTCCCAGTCTGACCCGTACTCAGTGGATCTGTCGCTAACACCAGAATCGGAGATGGGAGATCTCTGCTTGCTGAAGTCGTTTGGATTTCCTGGCACCTGCACTAGCATTTGCGGACTCGTTCCGAGGCGGGAACTTGAAGCTGTACAGACAGGGATTGGTGGGTTGTTCACACTCATCCCAGAAGAGATGGTATTGTTGGGTGGGAACATGGTATAGTCCACTGCACAGTGGTTCTGCATGGCGTGTCCTCTGCCAGGGTCCATAACTTGGTTATTGTAGCCCATAATGGAGGTCATGTTGTTGTAGAAGCGTTGTTGGGTCCCCATGTGGATGTTAGGTGGCACGGTCTGGTGATAACCACTGGATGATGATTGGTCCATCATGAGCCTGTCTCTGGCTACTGAACAGGAGTATTGAGGGTATCCCATGAATTCTGGAGCCTGGACCATATTCTGCTGTATGTTCCTCAGTGGTTGTACCTGCTGCTGGGGTACGACCATTTGTTGCTGTTGGGCCATAGACAGGTGAGGAGAGGGTGATGAAGAATTCCAGTATTTATTATCTCCTAGCATGCTGGAATAACGCTCCTCCAGAGCAAGGGGGTCGGTAGTTCTGATTCCCTTTCTCCTGGCTTTAGCTCTTCTGTTCTGGAACCAGACCTGTAggacaaagaaatatatattaagtACATCATGTTCTAATAATGCACAATACATTGGTCTGGATTATGTGGCTGTGGATTCCTGATGTTTCACCAAAGCACAATATCAGACTACAAGAATTATTATGTGAACTCTGTACATAATGCTGGATATCAAACATGAAATACTACTGGCTAAGGTTATAGGGTCTTACTCTAGATTATAGAATATATATGATAATAAAACCTGAGCAGGACATAAAGTAACCAAGGCTTATGAAATAGTATATATGAAGACAAGGTCAGAGGTTATAGATAATAATGGTGATTAAttggttaagaaaaaaaaagttctaatggCTTTTTTGGTCTAGTGGCGTTGTAGCCCGAAGATAGGTCTAGTGGCTATTTGGCCTGAGGATGGGGCTAGTGGCTATGTGGCCTGAAGATGGGCCTAGTGGCTATGTGGCCTGAAGATGGGCCTAGTGGCTATGTGGCCTGAAGATGGGTGTAATGGCTATGTGGCCTGAAGATGGGTCTAGTGGCTATGTGGCCTGAAGACGAATCTAGTGGCTATGTGGCCCGAAGATGGGTCTAGTGGCTATGTGGCCTGAAGATGGGTCTAGTTGCTATGTGGCCTGAAGATGGGTCTAGTGCCTATGTGGCCTGAAGATGAGGCTAGTGGCTATGTGGCCTGAAGATGGGTCTAGTGGCTATGTGGCCTGAAGATGGGCCTAGTGGCTATGTGGCCCGAAGATGGGTCTAGTGGCTATGTGGCCTGAAGATGGGTCTAGTGCCTATGTGGCCTGAAGATGGGTGTAAAGGCTATGTGGCCTGAAGATGGGTCTAGTGGCTATGTGGCCCGAAGATGGGTCTAGTGGCTATGTGGCCTGAAGATGGGTCTAGTGGCTATGTGGCCTGATGATGGGTCTAGTAGCTTTTTGGCTTGAAGTTAGGTCTAGTGGTGCTGTGGTCTGTAGTTTGGTCTAGTGATGATGTGGACAGACAGGGCTGGGGGTGATGTGATTAGGAGACAGGTCTAGTGATGACATGGACAGAAGACAGGGCTGGGGGTGATGTGGTTAGGAGACAGGTATAGTGATGACGTGGACAGAAGATAGGGCTGGGGAGGATGTGATTAGGAGACAGGTCTTGTGATGACGTGGACAGAAGACAGAGCTGGGGAGGATGTGGTTAGGATATAGGGCTGGTAATGATAGAATCTGGAGATAAGCAACTGGATTGGTGAAGAGCAGGAGGTGGGTAAAAGACAGCCCTGGAGGTCAGGTGAACAAGATATAATACTGGGAATGTCACAAGAGCACATACCTGAATCCTTGACTCTGGCAGGGACATTTGTTTGGCCAGCTCTTCCCGATGGTGGATATCTGGGTACATGTTGATCTTAAAGTATCTCTCTAGTGTATCCAACTGGGTCTGATTGTAGACCGTCCTCTTCCGGCGTTGACACACCGCTGTGGCTTGCAGCTGGCAATCCATATTTTTGTCCTGTGCCATTTGTACAGATCTGCTATCAGTATCCACCGGAGCGAGAACTTGTTCTACAGAGACACAATTATTATAACATAATAAGACATAAATCACCATCAAAGTGTCTGATAATATACAATATTCCTTCTTATATCTAGATATTTTAGTGTATTTTAATGAGCTATTTCACACTGCCACATAGACAATTcacaattttaattatatttgattACATTTGTAGGTTGTATATCGGTCAGTTGAGACACAGTCCAGTATAAGGCTGATTTTTTAGGGCAGGTAATATTAATTTatagaatgtatataaaataaacagaaaccaTATCTATTTTGCCCTAGAACATAGTTATATACAACACAAGTTAATCAAAGAACGGGACAATAAATATGTATGAACTGATTATTCTCTAATACATGTACACGGGGAGTGTTGGCAGGTCAAAGTTGTTCCAAAAACACTTACCTTTAACATAGGGTTGTTGGAAAACCTCCTGTTGTACGGGGTCCATGCTAACTCCCATATGAAGTGATTGGGGGTCAGAAAAATCCATCTGGTTGGGACTGGTGGAAAAACAAGGGTAATAATCTCCAGGCTCTTGGCTGTATTCAGCCATCCTCCAAGGGAAAGTTGAGCTACCCAAAAAATATGCAGGTGAGTCCTGTGTGCTGGTCTGCTGCCTGAATTTTGGGTAAAGTCCATAGCCATGACTTCTTATAGCAGGTTTAGGGGGTGGGTACAGTGATCAAAGCAACAAGGTGTTAGATAGACACAATTGCATGACATAGGTCAGCAGCCATTATATCCTGCTGAGCCAATCAAATGACATGAGACTCACAATAAACATCAAGACCAGGGAATCCCAAAAGGTATGTTTCCTGTCTGGTACACCAGGAAATCACCTTACACTTTTAGTCTATGTGATGTGCTGCTTGCATTGACTTCAAGgccaaaatacaaaaaacaaaaaaacaaacacacagatatacaggTGGGGGGAGATGCTGTGTTCCTCATTTGGTGCCGAAAAGCAACAAAAATCAGGATGCCACACATAATGAAGTTACAatgtagattgcaagctcttcaggGTAGTCGCTACTCTTATGAAACATGAAATTAAGTGACGTTGTTCGTTCTCATTGACTTTATCTTGCAATGTTTATCTGTCAAGGtcatgtcattatatatatatatatatatatatatatatatatgataaatattAATTTAGGGCTCATTCTGGGAAAACGTGTAAAAAACATCTGAAAAGTAATATGCTCTTTAGAGGAAGATAGGTTTCATCCATGAGCTTTCACGAATTGCACTTTTACTAGTATAACATAGAATGATACATAGGATACGCTGCGTTCTAACA encodes the following:
- the LOC142143268 gene encoding homeobox protein Mix.2-like, which produces MAEYSQEPGDYYPCFSTSPNQMDFSDPQSLHMGVSMDPVQQEVFQQPYVKGKCFWNNFDLPTLPVYKKEYCILSDTLMVIYVLLCYNNCVSVEQVLAPVDTDSRSVQMAQDKNMDCQLQATAVCQRRKRTVYNQTQLDTLERYFKINMYPDIHHREELAKQMSLPESRIQVWFQNRRAKARRKGIRTTDPLALEERYSSMLGDNKYWNSSSPSPHLSMAQQQQMVVPQQQVQPLRNIQQNMVQAPEFMGYPQYSCSVARDRLMMDQSSSSGYHQTVPPNIHMGTQQRFYNNMTSIMGYNNQVMDPGRGHAMQNHCAVDYTMFPPNNTISSGMSVNNPPIPVCTASSSRLGTSPQMLVQVPGNPNDFSKQRSPISDSGVSDRSTEYGSDWDEDLTCVLNIL